In Paractinoplanes brasiliensis, the following proteins share a genomic window:
- a CDS encoding nickel/cobalt transporter → MRRSCFRHLFRLGGRSLLRRLLLTTALAVVGFVALPAGVAAAHPLGNFSVNRYAGLTLHPDRIDALVVADLAELPTLQDSAPSCTEAATALHVSADGAALQWTIKNTSLTYAEGAGGLRTTRLECRLSAPVDISRQLRVDVTNQFRGDRIGWHELVANGSGVKLPDSPLPTASSTNELRSYPTDPLASPLDTRSASFTATPDSKSSSAVSGAASATGAPASGSSSALPGPASVPATPASGSASAVPGPASAPADVEGNGSTGPLAAAERTLEGLVGGRQLTPLVGLLAVLLSLLLGAAHAALPGHGKTVMAAYLAGSRGRPRDAVLVGATVTFTHTAGVIALGLLLTSVSTLAGESVLAWLGVVSGALVTTVGIGALTAALRRRHRPFANHSHPEVASHENSHLHAEDAGLRGGVRARTEHGHDHSHVDGRRRVFPHGHHHGHSHAHGDGHDHGPGKWGIAGLGVAGGLVPSPSALIVLLGAAALGRTVFGVLLVLAYGLGMAATLTAAGLLLVRLRHRIEGRWRLGDRWRAVSPSATAALIIVVGLGLAGRALTGVA, encoded by the coding sequence GTGAGGCGTTCATGTTTCCGCCACCTGTTCCGTCTCGGAGGCCGCTCACTTCTTCGCCGGCTCCTGCTGACAACCGCGCTGGCCGTCGTGGGTTTCGTCGCGCTGCCCGCCGGTGTGGCCGCCGCTCACCCGCTCGGCAACTTCTCGGTCAACCGGTACGCAGGGCTCACCCTCCACCCCGACCGGATCGACGCGCTGGTGGTGGCCGACCTCGCGGAGCTGCCCACTTTGCAGGACTCGGCACCTTCATGCACCGAGGCGGCCACGGCGTTGCACGTTTCCGCCGACGGCGCCGCCCTTCAATGGACGATCAAGAACACTTCCCTCACGTACGCCGAAGGGGCCGGCGGACTGCGCACCACCCGCCTGGAATGCCGGCTCTCGGCACCAGTCGACATCTCCCGGCAACTACGCGTCGACGTCACCAACCAGTTCCGCGGTGACCGCATCGGCTGGCACGAGCTCGTAGCCAACGGCTCCGGCGTGAAGTTGCCCGATTCCCCACTGCCCACGGCAAGCTCCACCAACGAGCTGCGCAGCTACCCGACCGACCCCCTCGCCTCCCCGCTCGACACCCGCTCCGCTTCCTTCACGGCCACTCCCGATTCCAAGTCGTCCTCAGCCGTGTCCGGCGCTGCTTCAGCGACGGGCGCCCCCGCCTCCGGGTCGTCCTCAGCCTTGCCCGGCCCGGCCTCAGTCCCGGCCACCCCTGCCTCCGGGTCGGCCTCAGCCGTGCCCGGCCCGGCGTCAGCGCCCGCCGATGTGGAGGGGAACGGGTCGACCGGCCCGCTGGCCGCAGCCGAGCGCACGCTTGAGGGCCTGGTCGGCGGGAGGCAACTGACACCGCTGGTCGGTCTGCTGGCCGTCCTGCTCTCCCTGCTGCTGGGCGCAGCCCATGCCGCCCTGCCCGGCCACGGCAAGACCGTGATGGCCGCCTACTTGGCGGGAAGCCGCGGCCGCCCCCGCGACGCCGTCCTGGTCGGGGCCACGGTCACCTTCACCCACACGGCCGGGGTGATCGCCCTGGGCCTGCTCCTCACCAGCGTCTCCACCCTCGCCGGCGAGTCCGTCCTGGCCTGGCTGGGCGTCGTCAGCGGCGCCCTGGTCACCACCGTAGGCATCGGCGCCCTGACCGCAGCCCTACGCCGCCGCCACCGCCCCTTCGCAAACCACTCCCACCCCGAAGTGGCCTCCCACGAGAACAGCCACCTCCATGCCGAGGACGCTGGTCTCCGCGGCGGCGTCCGCGCGCGTACCGAACACGGTCATGACCACTCACATGTGGACGGGCGTCGTCGCGTGTTTCCGCACGGTCATCACCACGGGCACTCACACGCGCATGGCGACGGCCACGATCACGGTCCGGGCAAGTGGGGAATCGCCGGGCTGGGCGTAGCCGGTGGACTGGTGCCCAGCCCGTCCGCGTTGATCGTCCTGCTGGGCGCGGCGGCCCTGGGGCGTACGGTCTTCGGGGTTTTGCTGGTTCTCGCCTACGGCCTCGGCATGGCGGCCACGCTCACCGCGGCGGGCCTGCTGCTTGTCCGGCTGCGGCACCGCATCGAGGGACGCTGGCGGCTGGGCGACCGCTGGCGGGCCGTCTCCCCGTCCGCCACCGCGGCTCTGATCATCGTCGTGGGCCTCGGACTCGCCGGACGCGCTCTCACCGGCGTGGCATAA